The stretch of DNA CTTTGACATTCCTCATAACCTGTAACTGCAGATAAACACAATTATGTTGACAATATTTCAGTTGGTATTTTTGGTATATTTGTCAAACCTGTAAtgctgctttttttaaaaaaaattttaacatataTTGGTAACAAACTattgttttattgaataaataatgattaataatgcTTAGTTGTATTAACGtttgatataaattacatgACCATCTTGACACGTTGAGAAGCGAGACAGAAAGCATTACCAGACGTCGCATGCGCGAGAACCAAACCACCCAAGATGAagactatttaaaaaaaaacatggtaTAATGGTATAAAGGGTtgtattttatgttaaatttttaatcatcaaacgaattgtaattatataataattatcataattattagtttttttttttttttttttttgaacaaaaacacagtttagttttttttttttttctggataGATAAAAttccaatgaaaaaaaaaataataatttttattattagaatttgTTTGTTtccatgaatttattttttaatgagtttAGCCTCATTATCAAAACCATTTCAAATTAAATGCAAATTGTTaatgttgatttttcaatacttgtaaattttttttaaatatgcaaGTACACATACTTTGATCAACTTTCTTATTCTTGATtaatttgcaaattaaaaaaaaacaaacaaatgaataCTTTCACTGAatgctaatatttttttggatataaaTGATGCTGATTAGCCTTccaccaatcaaatgtccagTACTTCCTAGCTGATGTTTTGCTTACTGCTTCTCCAGTTAACAATTTGGTATCAATAAATGCTTTATAGTTTGTTAAATCAACTGAATCTTTTTGTTGCTCCTTTGGAAAGTCTTGTTGAGAATTTACTGGTACaggctgttgttgatgttgccATTTATTCGATTTCATCCAATCTAGTTGTTGATGGTTGTATAAAGGTAATTTATTCTTAATTTGTACCaatcgttgttgttgttgttgttgttgttgttgttgttgttgttgttgttgttgttgttgttgttgttgctgttgttgttgccaATGATTAAGTGGTACATTTGCATACAACGATGCAAGCATGTAGTcacaatattgtttttcaaattgtgTAGAATTTATTTGACTCGCAGTtgaatatatgaatttatcatttatgttACATGGATTATGACCATGATATTCAGCTGGTACTTGTGAAAGCAATGGTCGGTGAAAAAATTCTTGGTGATGTTCTTCATTTACTTGATGAGCACTTGGTGTCAGTGCAGGTAATACAATAGGTGAAGaagatggtggtggtggtggtggttgttGCAGAAATTTCAACAATTGCTGCTTGTAATCATAACCAGGAATCAGTGGTTGTGATGTTGTTGGCACTTGAGGCATCAATGATGCTTGTGATAATGACACCGGTGGTTGTTGTGGTGTTGTTGGCACTTGAGGCATCAATGATGCTTGTGATAATGACACCGGTGGTCGTTCTGTTGTTGTTGGCACTTGAGGCATCAATGATGCTTGTGATAATGACACCGGTGGTTGTTGTGTTGTCGTTGTTGGCACTTGAGGCATCAATGATGCTTGTGATAATGACACCGGTGGTCGTTCTGTTGTTGTTGGCACTTGAGGCATCAATGATGCTTGTGATAATGACACCGGTGGTcgttgtgttgttgttgttggcaCTTGAGGCATCAATGATGCTTGTGATAATGACACCGGTGGTTgttctgttgttgttgttggcaCTTGAGGCATCAATGGTGCTTGTGATAATGATCTTGGTGGCTGTGAACCAGATTGTAGCTGTTTTGCATGAGTAAGCAGCCAGTTTCTAGCACGCATTGCAGCTTTGACACCCTATTCACAATTCAAAGCCTTTGACATGGTAATTTCTGCAGCTTCAATCTCATCTAACCATTTATGATCATTATTTTGTTCTTCTCTTTCTTCTGGTTCTTTAGCTGCAAACAtgaacaacaaataaaaatgatagtaataataataataataaaaatataataaaataatataaattatcattcaattattttttatattaaaaataagaaaatgtGTTAATATTACTTTTAGCACCCCGCATTAACGACacttaaataatgtaaatctaataaatcatcagtacctttatcattgataatatCAGTATCATTATTTCGCATTTGTAATGttgctaaatttaaataacattcaGCAACTTCTGGTAAACCTTTGTGATACATTTCTTGTGCTTTATTAATATGAAGTAATCTCAATGACACTTAACGTTCAGCAAGTTTTTTTGATGTTCCTGCAGCAGTAGTTAACACTGCCTTATTGGTTCTTTAGTACATTTTGGATAAacaatgtttttataatttttatcatatatttgttatttcttttttttttttttcttcttcactaaattttttttctttttctaaatcTATCAATAATTTTGGTAGTTTGGTGAACTACCATTACCAGCCATGTTGTTTTGTTGTCTTGGACCACGATTACCATCACCATTACGTGAAAAATCACCACGATTAACTCGTGCACCATATTGTCCACCAGCTCTCATTGTCcatcttttatttaataaataataatttataaattatttataaattaaatttaatataataaaataataatacatattaaCCTCCTCCTTGTTGCCACAACCCATTCACGACCATTCCTTTTACCTTTCTTTATTTGTGTTTGATCTCATGTTATCACTTTCATTTTGACCTTTTGGTTTATTTCTTTCTCTTCAATGTTTAATTTAAGACCTTTGTCATCTGGGTAATATATTggctgtaatttaaaaataaataaattaaataaataaagtaataaattaataaattaaaataaaaaaaaatgtaaataaataacttacgAGGGCTTTAAGAACTTTAGCAACAACAGCATAATCTTCAAATGTTACAAAACCATAATTTGGTACtcctgttaaattattttgtcctTGTGGACCTTTACTACCAGTTGTTTTACAATGTAAATGTAAATCAACAACTTTACCAAAACgttcaaatataattcttaATTTAGATTCACTTGCTTGATGTGGTACATTACCaacaaataattgatgatgatcTGGCCAATTACgacatttattttctttatgcaTTGTATTTGCATATGAATTTTTACCACCTTGTCCACCACGtgattgttgttgattatcaTAACGattttgtgatgatgatgatgatgattgttgttgttgttcacgttgtgatgatgatgattgattTGAATAACGTTAATTCTGTTGATTGGAAGACAAtgttgaatttgttgttgctgttgattatgtattttgatttgaatGGGCAATTGTTGATGTACGTTGCTCGTCAATACGATTGTTGTAAACTATTACCAGATATCATACCAGCATATGGCATTAGTTTTATTGGTTGAATATTTGTAATAACACTATTGTGTCGTAGTTGACTTTTTTTAACAGCAATATTTTCTtggaaattatcaatttttttgtatgttggTATAACAGATGGTActtgttgttgtcgttgttgttgtagtGGTGGTGGATAATAAACATTTGTAATATAAGGTTTATTATCCACAAaagattttgaataattaatggATGTTGTACTTGTTGTCCTGgtaatgtttgaaaaaatttgtcatttaatgccatatataaatgatgaatattattatagaatctaaataaattaataaaaagtatattaaacatacaattattattatcatatctTGAAATgacgattatttttattattattttaattacttgTGAAGATGATGTGTAGTATTGTCTAACAAACTCACGACCAACAGATTGTGCAGAGGTTGTTGTCTCCATGACCATTTCTTTTATATCAATCCtcaattttaacaacaaaatatcctTCACAATAAAATATCTCAATTCAtggtttattatatatttaaatatattttgacttTTAAAGTTTTAAGAGACACATGATGAAATTCCACACCGAGAAATATtcacacaagaaaaaaaaaataacggtAGTGTTTACATATATTTCCAAAACAGCTGACTAGCCCTCTAGggattcaatatataaatacttgaaaataaccACAATCAGGACCGTGGTGAATCAGTTCATTGTTTTTGTGGATAATTGTTGGATTTTTTGTGAATTCTTTTGTCATAAATTTTacgtattatttaatatttacattttcttATTGTTAGTGAAATCATtactatatataataaattctttgTGAAGATTGTTGAATACTTTTACTGCAGTAAAAATGGGCTCTAAAAGAAATAGAATACGAAACTATTCACGAGCACATCAATGGCGTCAAaagtaattatcaatatatttaattattattattattattatttcaaatcttttaaatttaatattttatcaatatttatattttaagtattgataaaaatatgtattatttattttctattataaaaaggacaCTTGACCGCTTTTTATTCGTGATGTGATTGgtcgaaattttttagcatttgtttataattaatattttattattttctctctcATACTAACACGTTGCTACGTGTTGTTGTATGGTTGCtacgtttgtttattttcggcaattaatttatttaagttgTGTCGTTCCTAGATCAAAAGTCATATTACAGCTTTTGATTAAgttctatatatttaaatttaataaaaaaagtgttgttatatttatttatatttatgaatataactaatatatattactaaattgatatttaaataaaaaaaagttgaggtGGTTACTACGTTATGGTTACTACGTTTATCAAAAACCTCATCATACTTATTACTAttacttaattaaaatattatatagatgtaaatattgatatttaatacaattgtataaagtataaatatttatataaataagtaaacaaatagaaaaagtttGTGTGTGGTTGCTACGTATGattgctaattatattttttcatcaaatataataatacaattgactTTATAAAAAGCTGTAATATGACTTTAATACTTTGATTGAGCAACGACACAACTaaaagatttaataattatttataattagatcaaatgatatttttgttcattacgataattataatattgattattaacttgaaataaatatagtaattCATGGAAATGACAAATAAGAAAAGTACTTCAcgtgattattaaaaaattataattatgatgaaaaaatagtattaataaaCATACACAACAATATATACAACCACGCGCTGGAGGCGCAGGGTCGctcttgttaaaaaatatactatcaTATCATCTCGTCTTTGTTTTTTAAGAAACTACAAATTATCGAAATaatgtagaataaaaaattaagatggTATACACAGTAATTAATTATGCAAATATACCGTCAAAAGTAATTaccaatatattcaattattattattattattattattattattttaaatctttcGAATTCAATATTCtatcaatttcaaatatcaataaacatatgtattatttattgattttttaaaaatatccatTTCATATCCATATCAATTCATCTatcctttatttttaatgaaaccttaaataatcaaaatattgattaataaaaaattaagatggTATACACAGTAATTAATTATGCGAATACAATCTGAGAAGAATTCAAAAGTAGGGGAAAGCGGTGCAAAATAGAAcactcaaaaaaatatttttacttatatgatttcattatttttttcattttcatgttatttttttatttaaaaagctgaaaaaaaattaaggttgaatgtaaatCACATCGGTGAACGAAGTTTGGGCCCGAGAGGGTGCGCATCTACATatggttataaaaatattttcagtgcccctctgtccaaaatatattcactataCTGACAGGCTCTtggtagtatgtgtgtatgtAGTCTATCTGGATAGGCACACACAACTACCATAACCAAGAAACATGAGACAGCACGACGAATAAAAGAGAGAGAATGACGgctaatgatgaaaattttaattctgataattgaatatcttttaaaatcaacAGACGAAATTGATCGTTGAGGGCTTAAAAAATCCGTAGTATCATAAACTACAAGCTGGTAGTAAATTAAGGAAAATCGTATAGAaactttttaatatgaaatcaAAAATCGTATAGTGGGAAATTCtatttacattcaaccttaatgcaagaaaaaaaacttttttttcaagtggaaaaaatacttccatatatttactttgtttGTAGAGAAAAATGGTagtaaatcaatttaaaaggaattattaataaatataaatgaatcgaagtaaaagaaaaaatcatttttgtggtaaatagaaaattttattgaataacgataataaaatttatgagtaataattttttttttttaattttcaaaaattattttgttttttttattcaagattcATAAGTGAGGAAAACTAATCAGAAAAAACTATCGTCATACAttgattcatatttttttttaaagttatccATTTTGCCCTGCATTCCCCTATTCgtcttaaattattttatatacttcaacagtattattttttttttgttcattattgttgatgttgctcattttattaaaaaaaaaaaagtcacaaCCCAGCTAATTAGTAGATTATAATTGAATgttctgttattttttgtcttttttgaacatttaataaattaaatttattattctttgatatacgaatatttttattaatatacctTTTCCCTGCTTatccaatcattttttatgGAAAAGATAGGACATTAGAAAGACACAAAAACtaaggaaattttttttttttttattgatcaagGTATCATTCTACatcgtttttgtttttaatgtgTAAAATAATGGCTTTTTTAATGTGTCATCTTGTCCTCTGAGTTTTCGTCATAATAAGTAATACGTGGAACCACTAAACGTTAGTTTCAGCCTTATAGAATTAGTTGATTTGTATCCTATTTTTTTGGCATTAAGCACATAGTTAATGATACCAAcgtttcatgaattttttcaacaattaaatttctcGCTATTCCCTTAGGCGATTTAAAAATAGAGATCAAGTTAGAAGCTGCGTTTTGCGTTCACCTGGAGAGGTTAGTGTACAGTCATCGGGTAAAAATGATACTTCTGAAGGACAACAAGATCAAAATAAAGGTAAAGTAAGTcaaactaatattttttataatgcaaACTGTGATTCTACTAAGCTGCGAAAATTAAGTAAATGTGATATAAGTACAAATGAGCATAaatttgtaaacaaaaatagttcagaaaatgaattaaatttaaaaaaaacaactttcgAAATTGAAAGTAATTCATCatgtattgatgaaaatacaaatgagtataaatttgtaaacaaaaataattcagaaaatgaattaaatttaaaaaaaacaactttcgAAATTGAAAGTAATTCATCatgtattgatgaaaatacaaatgagtataaatttgtaaacaaaaataattcagaaaatgaattaaatttagaaaacaaTTGAAAGTAATTCATCatgtattgatgaaaatacaaatgagtataaatttgtaaacaaaaataattcagaaaatgaattaaatttagaaaaaacaaCTTTCGAAATTGAAAGTAATTCATCatgtattgatgaaaatacaaatgagcataaatttgtaaacaaaaataattcagaaaatgaattaaatttaaaaaaaacaactttcgAAATTGAAAGTAATTCATCATGTATTGACGAAAATACAAATGAGCATAaatttgtaaacaaaaataattcagaaaatgaattaaattttaaaaaaacaactttcGAAATTGAAAgtaattcatcatttattgataCGAGTATAATCGTCGATACAcataatgaaaatatcattgaaaataaaatgtcagcTAATAATAGTATCAATACTAGTAgcgataatgatgataataaaactgaACTGtctgatatatttattcaagatCGTAAAATAACTGATATcaattatctttttaaaaatttgcatGAACAGTTCGACCGCCATAACAATTGGTGTCCTAGTGCATTTAAAGATTtgagaatttataaatattacgaTAAAGGTTTGAATTCTCGACTTTACATGCAGTGTATAAATTGTGGGCACACCGGCGATGTTTGGACTGATCCACCAGACCCAAAAGATAAAATCCCACTAAATGAAAGTGCAGTGTTAGGAACATTGACATCTGGTATAGGTTATAATACTCTACAAGAATTATTTGCAAGTATTAATGTTAAATCTATGTCCCATAAAACTTATGAGACAATTCGAATGACAAGAATAAATGATCTTGTTCATGCAGTATCTGCTGCTAGTATGGAAGCAGCTA from Aphidius gifuensis isolate YNYX2018 linkage group LG4, ASM1490517v1, whole genome shotgun sequence encodes:
- the LOC122853809 gene encoding vegetative cell wall protein gp1-like yields the protein MRARNWLLTHAKQLQSGSQPPRSLSQAPLMPQVPTTTTEQPPVSLSQASLMPQVPTTTTQRPPVSLSQASLMPQVPTTTERPPVSLSQASLMPQVPTTTTQQPPVSLSQASLMPQVPTTTERPPVSLSQASLMPQVPTTPQQPPVSLSQASLMPQVPTTSQPLIPGYDYKQQLLKFLQQPPPPPPSSSPIVLPALTPSAHQVNEEHHQEFFHRPLLSQVPAEYHGHNPYWMKSNKWQHQQQPVPVNSQQDFPKEQQKDSVDLTNYKAFIDTKLLTGEAVSKTSARKYWTFDWWKANQHHLYPKKY